From one Streptomyces chromofuscus genomic stretch:
- the selD gene encoding selenide, water dikinase SelD, whose amino-acid sequence MTTARETPVRLTQFAHGGGCACKIPPGELEGVLGALAAPTTATSDTPLLVGLATGDDAAVVALPAGSAASPLAVVSTADFFTPVVDDPYDWGRIAAANALSDVYAMGGRPVLAVNLLAWPREVLSFDLAREVLRGGLDVATEAGCHVGGGHSVDDPEPKYGMAVTGLVDPARLLRNDMGRPGMPLSLTKPLGLGVLNNRHKATGERFEQAVATMVALNRDASAAAVAAGATCATDVTGFGFLGHAHKLARASGVTAVVDTAAVPYLDGAREAVRDGYVSGGTRRNLEWVAPSTDFGDTDADTRLLLADAQTSGGLLVAGEVPGAPVVGELVARREHSVVLV is encoded by the coding sequence ATGACCACCGCACGTGAAACGCCCGTACGCCTCACGCAGTTCGCCCACGGCGGCGGCTGCGCCTGCAAGATCCCGCCGGGCGAGCTGGAGGGCGTGCTCGGCGCACTGGCCGCGCCGACGACGGCCACCTCCGACACCCCGCTCCTGGTCGGCCTGGCCACCGGCGACGACGCGGCCGTCGTCGCCCTGCCCGCCGGGAGCGCTGCCTCGCCCCTGGCGGTGGTGTCCACGGCGGACTTCTTCACCCCCGTCGTGGACGACCCGTACGACTGGGGCCGCATCGCCGCGGCCAACGCCCTCTCCGACGTGTACGCGATGGGCGGCCGTCCGGTGCTCGCCGTCAACCTCCTGGCGTGGCCGCGTGAGGTGCTGTCGTTCGACCTGGCCCGGGAGGTGCTGCGCGGCGGGCTGGACGTCGCCACCGAGGCGGGCTGCCACGTCGGCGGCGGGCACAGCGTGGACGATCCCGAGCCCAAGTACGGCATGGCCGTCACCGGCCTCGTCGATCCGGCGCGCCTGCTGCGCAACGACATGGGCCGGCCGGGCATGCCGCTGTCGCTGACCAAGCCCCTGGGGCTGGGCGTGCTGAACAACCGGCACAAGGCCACCGGTGAACGGTTCGAGCAGGCGGTGGCCACGATGGTGGCGCTCAACCGGGACGCGTCGGCGGCGGCCGTGGCGGCCGGCGCGACCTGTGCCACCGACGTCACCGGCTTCGGTTTCCTCGGCCACGCGCACAAACTGGCCCGTGCCTCGGGCGTGACCGCGGTCGTCGACACCGCCGCCGTGCCGTATCTCGACGGAGCGCGGGAGGCGGTCCGGGACGGCTACGTCAGCGGCGGCACCCGGCGCAACCTCGAGTGGGTGGCGCCGTCCACGGACTTCGGGGACACGGACGCCGACACCCGGCTGCTCCTGGCCGACGCGCAGACCTCGGGCGGGCTGCTGGTGGCGGGGGAGGTGCCCGGTGCGCCGGTGGTCGGCGAACTCGTCGCGCGCCGGGAGCACTCGGTCGTCCTCGTCTGA
- the selA gene encoding L-seryl-tRNA(Sec) selenium transferase has product MTRTGSAGPRRGDDTTDRRRRIPRTDALLREARLAEAADRLGPATVKAAVRQAQEQARQGFIAPEDVADTAVALLPRTTGGLRSVINATGVVLHTNLGRASLSTAARRAVQEAAGPTDVELDLRTGVRARRGRTALAALRDRVPSAAAAHVVNNGAAALVLVATALAAGKDIVISRGEMVEIGDGFRLPDLLVSTGARLREVGTTNRTTVADYAAAIGPETGFVLKVHPSNFRITGFTRAADAGELTGLGVPVVVDIGSGLLGPHPLLPDEPDAETQLRAGASLVTASGDKLLGGPQCGLLLGEEELMRAVSRHPLARALRVDKLTLAALEATLTGPETPTAAALAAEPAVLLARAERLAAALGADGIDVRAVECAATVGGGGAPGVTLPSAALALPERYAAALRTGPVPVVGRLEAGRCLLDLRAVPPEDDERLAEAVRSVPDPAAGR; this is encoded by the coding sequence GTGACACGGACCGGCTCGGCCGGCCCGCGCCGGGGGGACGACACGACCGACAGGCGGCGGCGGATTCCCCGCACCGACGCGCTGCTGCGCGAGGCGCGCCTCGCGGAGGCGGCCGACCGCCTGGGACCGGCGACGGTGAAGGCGGCCGTACGGCAGGCACAGGAGCAGGCGCGGCAGGGATTCATCGCGCCGGAGGACGTGGCCGACACGGCCGTCGCCCTGCTGCCCCGCACGACCGGCGGGCTGCGGTCGGTGATCAATGCCACCGGCGTGGTGCTGCACACCAACCTGGGCCGCGCGTCGCTGTCCACGGCGGCCCGCCGGGCGGTGCAGGAGGCCGCCGGGCCCACGGACGTCGAACTGGACCTGCGCACCGGTGTCCGCGCCCGGCGCGGGCGGACCGCACTGGCCGCACTGCGCGACCGGGTCCCGTCGGCCGCCGCCGCGCACGTCGTGAACAACGGCGCCGCCGCACTCGTCCTGGTGGCGACCGCGCTCGCCGCCGGGAAGGACATCGTCATCAGCCGGGGCGAGATGGTGGAGATCGGGGACGGTTTCCGCCTGCCGGACCTGCTGGTGTCCACCGGGGCCCGGCTGCGCGAGGTGGGCACCACGAACCGCACCACCGTCGCCGACTACGCCGCCGCGATCGGCCCGGAGACGGGCTTCGTGCTGAAGGTGCACCCCTCCAACTTCCGCATCACCGGGTTCACCCGGGCCGCCGACGCCGGGGAACTGACGGGTCTCGGCGTCCCGGTGGTCGTCGACATCGGCTCCGGGCTGCTCGGACCGCACCCCCTGCTGCCGGACGAGCCGGACGCCGAGACGCAGCTCCGGGCGGGAGCGTCGCTCGTCACCGCGAGCGGCGACAAGCTGCTCGGCGGGCCGCAGTGCGGACTGCTCCTCGGCGAGGAGGAACTGATGAGGGCCGTGTCCCGGCATCCGCTCGCCCGCGCGCTGCGCGTCGACAAGCTGACTCTGGCCGCGCTGGAGGCGACGCTGACCGGGCCCGAGACCCCGACCGCCGCGGCGCTGGCAGCCGAACCGGCGGTGCTCCTCGCGCGCGCCGAGCGGCTCGCCGCGGCCCTCGGCGCCGACGGCATCGACGTCCGGGCGGTCGAGTGCGCCGCGACGGTCGGCGGGGGCGGTGCCCCCGGTGTGACGCTGCCGAGCGCCGCGCTGGCGCTGCCCGAGCGGTACGCCGCCGCGCTGCGCACCGGACCGGTCCCCGTGGTGGGGCGGCTGGAGGCGGGGCGGTGCCTGCTCGACCTGCGGGCGGTGCCGCCGGAGGACGACGAGCGGCTGGCCGAGGCCGTGCGGTCGGTCCCGGACCCGGCCGCGGGGAGGTGA
- a CDS encoding sigma-70 family RNA polymerase sigma factor, giving the protein MSTERTTESVALVTAARSGDPVAQDALVSAYLPLVYNVVGRALNGSVDVDDVVQETMLRALDSLGGLRAPENFRAWLVAIAMNQVRAHWRDRQFAPGAVEEAEHLADPGADFVDLTMVRLQLSGQRQETARATRWLEPDDRGLLSLWWLECAGELTRSEVAAALELSPQHTAVRVQRMKAQLEAARVVVRALDARPRCEELGGLLVPWDGRPSALWRKRIARHARGCVRCSGLWSGLMPAEGLLAGLALVAAAPALLERVLAASGGTAAVGSASRAAAPPPGRGGGPGPGAARRGAHGRAASRTEARRQRRVRRRAAGVAVVAACVTGGGLWYLDTDPGTGTEEPTAASTAGTPEVDLSAPSAAQTSPSASASPSPSASPSKKASPSASPRPTITRKTVPAPRPSARPTRSASSAPQTQAPPTGDVAQVVALVNQERAAAGCGPLKEDAQLNQAAQGHSQDMAARDFFDHTNPDGADPGQRTTAAGYNWSTYGENIARGQQTPEAVMDSWMNSPGHRANILNCSFEDIGVGVHEGSGGPWWTQNFGARQ; this is encoded by the coding sequence ATGAGCACAGAGCGCACGACGGAGTCGGTGGCACTGGTGACCGCTGCCCGCAGCGGCGACCCGGTGGCCCAGGATGCCCTGGTCAGCGCGTACCTCCCGCTGGTCTACAACGTCGTGGGGCGGGCTCTGAACGGCTCCGTCGACGTCGACGACGTGGTGCAGGAGACGATGCTCCGTGCCCTGGACTCGCTGGGCGGTCTGCGTGCTCCCGAGAACTTCCGCGCCTGGCTCGTGGCCATCGCGATGAACCAGGTCCGTGCGCACTGGCGGGACCGGCAGTTCGCGCCGGGCGCCGTCGAGGAGGCCGAGCATCTCGCGGACCCCGGCGCCGACTTCGTGGACCTGACCATGGTGCGGCTCCAGCTGTCCGGACAACGGCAGGAGACCGCACGCGCGACGCGCTGGCTGGAGCCCGACGACCGAGGGCTGCTGTCGCTCTGGTGGCTGGAGTGCGCCGGTGAGCTGACGCGCTCCGAGGTCGCCGCCGCCCTGGAGTTGTCGCCGCAGCACACGGCGGTCCGGGTGCAGCGGATGAAGGCGCAGCTCGAGGCGGCCCGGGTGGTGGTGCGGGCGCTCGACGCGCGCCCGCGCTGCGAGGAACTCGGGGGGCTGCTGGTCCCCTGGGACGGCCGGCCCTCGGCGCTGTGGCGCAAGCGCATAGCCAGACACGCCCGCGGTTGCGTGCGCTGCTCCGGCCTGTGGAGCGGGTTGATGCCGGCGGAAGGGCTGCTGGCCGGCCTGGCGCTGGTCGCCGCGGCCCCCGCGCTGCTGGAGCGGGTGCTCGCCGCCTCCGGCGGGACGGCCGCTGTCGGGTCGGCGTCCCGAGCTGCCGCGCCCCCGCCGGGCCGGGGCGGAGGCCCGGGCCCGGGAGCCGCGCGCCGTGGCGCACACGGCCGGGCGGCCTCCCGCACCGAGGCCCGTCGACAGCGGCGCGTCCGGCGCCGGGCCGCCGGGGTCGCCGTCGTCGCGGCCTGCGTGACGGGCGGCGGCCTCTGGTACCTGGACACGGACCCCGGGACCGGGACCGAGGAGCCGACGGCCGCCAGCACCGCCGGGACCCCCGAGGTGGACCTCTCGGCTCCCAGTGCCGCCCAGACCTCCCCGTCGGCCTCCGCGTCCCCCTCGCCGTCCGCGTCGCCGTCGAAGAAGGCGAGCCCCTCCGCGAGCCCACGTCCCACCATCACCAGGAAGACCGTGCCGGCTCCCCGGCCGTCCGCCCGGCCGACCCGGAGCGCGTCCAGCGCCCCGCAGACCCAGGCGCCCCCGACGGGCGACGTCGCCCAGGTCGTCGCGCTGGTGAACCAGGAGCGGGCGGCCGCCGGCTGCGGTCCGCTGAAGGAGGACGCGCAGTTGAACCAGGCCGCGCAGGGCCACTCGCAGGACATGGCCGCCCGCGACTTCTTCGACCACACCAACCCGGACGGCGCCGACCCCGGGCAGCGCACCACCGCCGCGGGCTACAACTGGTCCACGTACGGGGAGAACATCGCCCGGGGCCAGCAGACCCCCGAGGCGGTGATGGACTCCTGGATGAACAGCCCCGGCCACCGCGCCAACATCCTCAACTGCTCGTTCGAGGACATCGGCGTGGGCGTCCACGAGGGCTCCGGCGGCCCTTGGTGGACGCAGAACTTCGGCGCCCGGCAGTGA
- a CDS encoding RNA polymerase sigma-70 factor has protein sequence MHAGDDADSLDQAARQFLAMRPRLFGIAYRVLGSATEAEDILQETWMRWQKADRANIVEPMAFLTTVTARLAINLAQSARARRESYVGPWLPEPVDTSSDPQLGAERAEALELAVLLLLEKLNPVERAAYVLREAFDYPYRQIADILETSESNTRQLVSRARKHLAAGRVEQVSSTEHRRLLEVFLAAARTGDLKALEDLLTADVVSYSDGGGVRGASRIPVVGRPHVSKYLVAFAPRFWPGSHIRWVEANGRPAVLVSSDGNAVALLSVDVSAEGIRRIMWMMNPAKLSSYVASLPAGG, from the coding sequence ATGCACGCTGGCGACGACGCCGATTCCCTCGACCAGGCCGCGCGGCAGTTCCTCGCGATGCGGCCGCGCTTGTTCGGGATCGCGTACCGTGTGCTCGGCAGTGCGACCGAGGCCGAGGACATCCTCCAGGAGACCTGGATGCGGTGGCAGAAGGCGGACCGCGCGAACATCGTCGAGCCGATGGCGTTCCTGACCACCGTCACCGCCCGTCTGGCGATCAACCTCGCCCAGTCCGCACGCGCGCGGCGGGAGTCGTACGTCGGGCCCTGGCTTCCCGAGCCGGTGGACACCTCCTCGGACCCGCAACTGGGGGCGGAGCGGGCGGAGGCGCTGGAGCTGGCGGTTCTGCTGCTCCTCGAGAAGCTCAACCCGGTGGAGCGAGCCGCTTACGTCCTGCGAGAGGCCTTCGACTACCCCTACCGCCAGATCGCGGACATCCTGGAAACGAGCGAGAGCAACACCCGGCAGCTGGTGAGCCGCGCACGCAAGCACCTGGCCGCCGGGCGCGTGGAGCAGGTCAGCTCCACGGAACACCGGCGTCTGCTGGAGGTGTTCCTCGCCGCGGCACGGACCGGTGATCTCAAGGCGCTGGAGGACCTGCTCACCGCGGACGTCGTGAGCTACTCCGACGGCGGAGGGGTTCGCGGGGCGTCGCGCATCCCGGTCGTCGGACGTCCGCACGTCTCCAAGTACCTCGTCGCCTTCGCGCCGCGGTTCTGGCCCGGCTCGCACATCCGGTGGGTCGAGGCCAACGGCCGTCCGGCCGTTCTCGTCTCGTCCGACGGGAACGCCGTGGCACTGCTGTCCGTCGACGTGTCGGCGGAGGGCATCCGGCGGATCATGTGGATGATGAATCCGGCGAAGCTGTCGTCGTACGTCGCATCACTGCCGGCCGGCGGCTGA
- a CDS encoding SDR family oxidoreductase, with product MKVVVIGGTGLIGSKVVGKLREHGHEAVPAAPNTGVNTLTGEGLSDVLKGASVVVDVSNSPSFEPDAVMEFFRTSTTNLLAAEAEAGVTHHVALSIVGTDRLEKNGYFRAKLAQEELIKGSGIAYSLVHATQFFEFVKGIADSMTEGDTVRVPAAKIQPIYSDDVATAVARTAVGEPLNGVVEIAGPDVFDFKEFIDKGLAPESDPRAVVADPHAQYFGSELEETSLLPGPDAHIGGTSYDEWLAQQQ from the coding sequence ATGAAGGTCGTCGTGATCGGCGGAACCGGGCTCATCGGTTCGAAGGTGGTCGGGAAGCTCAGGGAACACGGCCACGAGGCGGTGCCCGCCGCTCCCAACACCGGCGTCAACACGCTGACGGGGGAGGGCCTGTCGGACGTGCTGAAGGGTGCTTCGGTCGTGGTTGACGTGTCGAACTCCCCTTCGTTCGAGCCCGACGCCGTCATGGAGTTCTTCCGCACTTCGACCACCAATCTTCTCGCGGCGGAGGCGGAGGCCGGCGTGACCCACCATGTCGCGCTCTCCATCGTGGGCACCGACCGGCTCGAGAAGAACGGCTACTTCCGCGCCAAGCTCGCGCAGGAGGAACTCATCAAGGGGTCGGGCATCGCGTACTCCCTCGTCCATGCCACGCAGTTCTTCGAGTTCGTGAAGGGCATCGCGGACTCGATGACCGAGGGCGACACGGTGCGTGTCCCCGCAGCGAAGATCCAGCCCATCTACTCCGACGACGTGGCAACCGCCGTGGCCCGCACGGCCGTCGGCGAACCCCTCAACGGCGTGGTCGAGATCGCCGGTCCCGACGTCTTCGACTTCAAGGAGTTCATCGACAAGGGCCTCGCCCCGGAGAGCGATCCCCGTGCCGTGGTGGCGGACCCCCACGCCCAGTACTTCGGTTCCGAACTCGAGGAGACCAGCCTCCTCCCCGGCCCCGACGCCCACATCGGCGGGACGAGCTACGACGAATGGCTCGCGCAGCAGCAGTGA
- a CDS encoding sigma-70 family RNA polymerase sigma factor family protein, protein MSCADDSLPIVELLEERRHLLDLAHWVLGSSSEAESVVDETYRRWYELSGPARARIESPRSWLAKVVGGICGARLNTPDCGRGPAEVEGAGETPAGQHETPRSEVGQVLRDALHALSPAERAAFMVNEVFGVTPDAVADNVGQPEPADPVERALRGLGARRSRPTTPHQHDQVAQTFRQACLTRDTALLASLLAPDATAFFDGGGKVRALVKPVHGNHRVARCLSTLFPPRTDLRLRSVNGRTGLVMHSDHQVAAVISLDVADHHVRQIWVTLNPDKLCTWNEAGGPSFP, encoded by the coding sequence ATGAGCTGCGCCGATGACTCACTGCCGATCGTGGAGTTGCTGGAGGAGCGACGGCATCTGCTGGACCTCGCGCACTGGGTGCTGGGCAGCAGCAGTGAGGCCGAGAGTGTCGTCGACGAGACCTACCGGCGGTGGTACGAACTGTCCGGTCCGGCCCGGGCACGCATCGAGTCGCCCCGTTCCTGGCTCGCCAAGGTCGTCGGCGGCATCTGCGGGGCCCGGCTGAATACGCCGGACTGTGGGAGGGGCCCCGCCGAAGTGGAGGGGGCCGGTGAGACACCGGCGGGGCAGCACGAAACGCCCCGGAGCGAGGTCGGTCAGGTCCTCAGGGATGCCCTGCATGCGCTGTCCCCGGCCGAGCGGGCGGCGTTCATGGTCAACGAGGTCTTCGGGGTGACGCCGGACGCCGTGGCGGACAACGTTGGGCAGCCGGAGCCCGCCGATCCGGTCGAGCGGGCCCTGCGCGGCCTCGGGGCACGACGCTCGCGCCCCACGACACCTCACCAGCACGACCAGGTGGCGCAGACCTTCCGGCAGGCGTGCCTCACGCGGGACACGGCGCTTCTGGCGTCCTTGCTGGCGCCCGACGCCACGGCGTTCTTCGACGGCGGCGGCAAGGTCCGGGCCCTGGTGAAGCCGGTGCACGGCAACCACCGGGTCGCCCGGTGCCTGTCGACACTGTTCCCCCCGCGCACCGATCTTCGCCTCCGGTCGGTCAACGGACGGACGGGTCTCGTGATGCACTCCGACCACCAGGTCGCCGCGGTCATCAGCCTCGATGTCGCCGATCACCACGTCCGACAGATCTGGGTCACCCTCAACCCGGACAAATTGTGCACGTGGAACGAGGCGGGCGGCCCTTCATTCCCCTGA